A window from Streptomyces sp. NBC_00271 encodes these proteins:
- a CDS encoding MFS transporter: MAETKATTTLPDPPTTPPNAPEATGYGRVFAVREFRAVFAAHAFSLLGLVVSELALSVLVYDLTGSPLMSALTFALGFLPYLVGGTLLAGAADRFPARRVLVVCDLVCAGCVAVMVVPGAPIAVLLAMRCALAVVSPLFQGARTATLTDVLGDGDLFVLGRSLLRIVSQGALLAGFGLGGVLLTVVSPRGALLITVCTFLTSAAVLRFGTRRRPARARHEGALVRDSLHGTRRILADRRVRALLLLFWVPPMFAVAPEALAAPYADGLGAGSAGLGLLMCALPVGTIAGELYAGSRLRPATRTRLALPLVCVTLLPYVGYVLRPDLGWSLALLLLAGTGSAYSLGLDQWFVRAVPEELRGRAMTLNTAGLMTVQGVGMALSGVAAEFAGVRATVAGAGVLGTVCCVLLAVEARRTEGAATPVVEGSGTERRDGADQHMTGG, translated from the coding sequence ATGGCGGAGACGAAGGCCACAACGACGCTCCCCGACCCACCGACCACCCCACCGAACGCGCCCGAAGCCACGGGCTACGGCCGGGTCTTCGCCGTACGGGAGTTCCGCGCCGTCTTCGCCGCCCACGCGTTCTCGCTGCTCGGGCTGGTGGTCAGCGAGCTCGCCCTGTCCGTCCTGGTCTACGACCTGACGGGCTCGCCCCTGATGAGCGCCCTGACGTTCGCCCTCGGCTTCCTCCCGTACCTCGTCGGCGGCACCCTCCTCGCCGGCGCCGCGGACCGCTTCCCGGCCCGCCGGGTCCTCGTGGTGTGCGACCTGGTGTGCGCGGGCTGCGTGGCCGTCATGGTGGTGCCGGGCGCGCCCATCGCCGTACTGCTGGCCATGCGCTGCGCGCTCGCCGTCGTCTCACCGCTCTTCCAGGGGGCGCGGACGGCGACGCTGACCGACGTCCTCGGCGACGGCGACCTGTTCGTACTGGGCCGCTCCTTGCTGCGCATCGTCTCGCAGGGCGCGCTGCTCGCCGGGTTCGGGCTCGGCGGCGTGCTGCTCACCGTCGTGTCACCGCGCGGCGCGCTGCTCATCACGGTGTGCACCTTCCTGACCTCCGCCGCGGTGCTGCGCTTCGGCACCCGGCGACGGCCCGCGCGGGCCCGTCACGAAGGCGCGCTGGTGCGGGACTCGCTCCACGGAACCCGCAGGATCCTCGCCGACCGGCGTGTACGGGCCCTGCTCCTGCTGTTCTGGGTGCCGCCGATGTTCGCCGTCGCGCCGGAGGCGCTGGCCGCGCCCTACGCCGACGGGCTCGGCGCCGGATCGGCCGGGCTCGGCCTGCTGATGTGCGCCCTGCCGGTCGGCACGATCGCGGGGGAGCTGTACGCGGGTTCGAGGCTGAGGCCCGCCACCCGCACCCGGCTCGCCCTCCCGCTCGTCTGCGTCACCCTGCTGCCGTACGTCGGTTACGTCCTGCGGCCGGACCTCGGCTGGTCGCTGGCCCTGCTGCTGCTCGCGGGCACCGGATCCGCGTACTCGCTCGGCCTGGACCAGTGGTTCGTGCGGGCCGTGCCCGAGGAGCTGCGAGGGCGGGCGATGACGCTGAACACCGCCGGTCTGATGACCGTCCAGGGGGTGGGGATGGCGCTGTCGGGGGTGGCGGCGGAGTTCGCCGGAGTGCGGGCGACCGTCGCGGGCGCGGGGGTGCTGGGCACCGTCTGCTGCGTACTGCTGGCGGTGGAGGCGCGGCGTACGGAAGGGGCCGCGACCCCCGTCGTAGAGGGGTCCGGGACCGAAAGGCGAGACGGGGCTGACCAGCATATGACCGGCGGGTAA
- a CDS encoding MarR family winged helix-turn-helix transcriptional regulator, translating to MPKPLSLAFDPIARADELWKQRWGSVPSMAAITSIMRAHQILLAEVDAVVKPYGLTFARYEALVLLTFSKAGELPMSKIGERLMVHPTSVTNTVDRLVKSGLVDKRPNPNDGRGTLASITEKGREVCDAATRDLMAMDFGLGAYDSEECAEIFAMLRPLRIAASDFDEE from the coding sequence GTGCCGAAGCCGCTCAGCCTTGCCTTCGATCCCATCGCCCGTGCCGACGAACTCTGGAAGCAGCGCTGGGGATCCGTGCCGTCCATGGCCGCGATCACCTCGATCATGCGCGCGCACCAGATCCTGCTCGCCGAGGTCGACGCGGTCGTCAAGCCGTACGGACTCACCTTCGCGCGCTACGAGGCACTGGTCCTGCTCACCTTCTCCAAGGCCGGCGAGCTCCCGATGTCCAAGATCGGCGAGCGCCTCATGGTGCACCCGACCTCCGTCACGAACACCGTGGACCGGCTGGTGAAGTCCGGGCTCGTCGACAAGCGGCCCAACCCCAACGACGGGCGCGGCACGCTCGCCTCCATCACCGAGAAGGGCCGTGAGGTCTGCGACGCGGCGACCCGCGACCTGATGGCGATGGACTTCGGGCTCGGGGCCTACGACTCCGAGGAGTGCGCGGAGATCTTCGCGATGCTGCGGCCCCTGCGCATCGCCGCGAGCGACTTCGACGAGGAATAG
- a CDS encoding DUF3817 domain-containing protein: MKKSVLTRYRVMAYVTGVLLVLLTLGVIAKYVLDMNGAVDFTRVVAIAHGWLYVVYLVFAFDLGAKAKWPVGKQLWVLLAGTIPTAAFFVERKVTQELESKIAEDSPAVVKA, translated from the coding sequence ATGAAGAAGAGCGTGCTGACCCGCTACCGCGTGATGGCCTACGTCACCGGTGTGCTGCTGGTCCTGCTGACCCTCGGTGTGATCGCCAAGTACGTGCTCGACATGAACGGTGCCGTGGACTTCACCCGCGTCGTCGCCATCGCGCACGGCTGGCTGTACGTCGTCTACCTGGTCTTCGCCTTCGACCTGGGCGCCAAGGCGAAGTGGCCGGTGGGCAAGCAGCTGTGGGTGCTGCTCGCGGGGACCATTCCGACGGCCGCGTTCTTCGTGGAGCGGAAGGTCACCCAGGAGCTGGAGTCGAAGATCGCGGAGGACTCTCCGGCGGTCGTCAAGGCGTAA
- a CDS encoding acyl-CoA mutase large subunit family protein — MDADAIEEGRRRWQARYDTSRKREADFTTLSGDPVEPVYGPRPGDRYDGFERIGWPGEYPFTRGLYPTGYRGRTWTIRQFAGFGNAEQTNERYKMILAAGGGGLSVAFDMPTLMGRDSDDPRSLGEVGHCGVAIDSAADMEVLFKDIPLGDVTTSMTISGPAVPVFCMYLVAAERQGIDPSVLNGTLQTDIFKEYIAQKEWLFQPEPHLRLIGDLMEHCAAKIPAYKPLSVSGYHIREAGSTAAQELAYTLADGFGYVELGLSRGLDVDVFAPGLSFFFDAHLDFFEEIAKFRAARRIWARWMRDVYGAKSDKAQWLRFHTQTAGVSLTAQQPYNNVVRTAVEALAAVLGGTNSLHTNALDETLALPSEQAAEIALRTQQVLMEETGVANVADPLGGSWYVEQLTDRIEADAEKIFEQIKERGLRAHPDGQHPIGPITSGILRGIEDGWFTGEIAESAFQYQRALEKGDKRVVGVNVHHGSVTGDLEILRVSHEVEREQVRELGVRRGGRDDARVRASLDAMLAAARDGSNMIVPMLEAVRAEATLGEICDVLRDEWGVYTEPAGF, encoded by the coding sequence ATGGACGCTGACGCCATCGAAGAGGGCCGCCGACGCTGGCAGGCCCGGTACGACACCTCGCGCAAGCGTGAGGCCGACTTCACCACGCTCTCCGGTGATCCGGTGGAGCCGGTGTACGGGCCACGGCCGGGGGACAGGTACGACGGCTTCGAGCGGATCGGCTGGCCCGGCGAGTACCCGTTCACCCGCGGCCTGTACCCGACCGGCTACCGAGGGCGTACGTGGACGATCCGCCAGTTCGCCGGGTTCGGGAACGCGGAGCAGACGAACGAGCGCTACAAGATGATCCTTGCCGCGGGCGGCGGCGGACTGTCGGTCGCCTTCGACATGCCGACGCTCATGGGGCGCGACTCCGACGATCCGCGCTCCCTCGGCGAGGTCGGGCACTGCGGGGTCGCGATCGACTCGGCGGCCGACATGGAGGTCCTGTTCAAGGACATCCCGCTGGGTGACGTCACGACGTCGATGACCATCAGCGGACCGGCCGTACCCGTCTTCTGCATGTACCTGGTCGCGGCGGAACGGCAGGGGATCGACCCGTCCGTCCTGAACGGCACCCTCCAGACCGACATCTTCAAGGAGTACATCGCCCAGAAGGAGTGGCTCTTCCAGCCCGAGCCGCACCTGCGCCTCATCGGCGACCTGATGGAGCACTGCGCCGCGAAGATCCCCGCGTACAAGCCGCTGTCCGTCTCCGGCTACCACATCCGGGAGGCCGGCTCCACGGCCGCGCAGGAGCTGGCGTACACGCTGGCGGACGGGTTCGGCTACGTCGAGCTGGGGCTCTCGCGCGGCCTCGACGTGGACGTCTTCGCCCCCGGCCTCTCCTTCTTCTTCGACGCGCACCTCGACTTCTTCGAAGAGATCGCCAAGTTCCGGGCGGCGCGGCGGATCTGGGCGCGGTGGATGCGGGACGTGTACGGGGCGAAGTCGGACAAGGCGCAGTGGCTGCGCTTCCACACGCAGACCGCGGGTGTCTCGCTGACGGCGCAGCAGCCGTACAACAACGTCGTGCGTACGGCGGTGGAGGCGCTCGCGGCCGTTCTGGGCGGCACGAACTCCCTCCACACCAACGCGCTGGACGAGACGCTCGCGCTGCCGTCCGAGCAGGCCGCCGAGATCGCCCTGCGGACGCAGCAGGTACTGATGGAGGAGACGGGCGTCGCCAACGTCGCCGACCCGCTGGGCGGTTCCTGGTACGTCGAGCAGCTCACCGACCGGATCGAGGCCGACGCGGAGAAGATCTTCGAGCAGATCAAGGAGCGGGGGCTGCGGGCGCATCCCGACGGGCAGCACCCGATCGGTCCCATCACCTCCGGCATCCTTCGGGGCATCGAGGACGGCTGGTTCACCGGGGAGATCGCCGAGTCGGCGTTCCAGTACCAGCGGGCGTTGGAGAAGGGTGACAAGCGGGTCGTGGGCGTGAACGTCCATCACGGGTCCGTGACCGGGGATCTGGAGATCCTGCGGGTCAGTCACGAAGTGGAGCGGGAGCAGGTACGGGAGTTGGGAGTGCGGCGGGGTGGGCGCGACGACGCGCGCGTACGGGCCTCGCTGGACGCGATGCTTGCCGCTGCGCGGGACGGGTCGAACATGATCGTGCCCATGCTGGAGGCGGTGCGGGCCGAGGCTACGCTCGGCGAGATCTGTGACGTGCTCCGGGACGAGTGGGGGGTGTACACGGAACCGGCGGGCTTCTGA
- a CDS encoding TetR/AcrR family transcriptional regulator, with amino-acid sequence MQSRATTPRTGRPRSAAADAAILQATRAALVELGWSKLTLGDVATRAGVAKTTLYRRWAGKNELVVDAVAVLFDELELPDRGSLAADIEGVVLQFAALLNRPETATALMAVVAESTRDEPLRERIRTSIVDRQKRLVVEGRARATARGELPPESDPEAAARTADLIFDVVAGAVVHRTLVSGEPADEEWVRAFTQVLLLGLTATPPTP; translated from the coding sequence ATGCAGAGTCGCGCCACCACCCCCCGCACGGGACGCCCGCGCAGCGCTGCCGCGGACGCCGCGATCCTGCAGGCGACGCGGGCGGCGCTGGTCGAACTGGGCTGGTCCAAGCTGACGTTGGGGGACGTGGCGACCCGGGCCGGGGTCGCCAAGACGACCCTCTACCGTCGCTGGGCGGGCAAGAACGAGCTCGTGGTCGACGCGGTGGCCGTCCTCTTCGACGAACTGGAACTCCCCGACCGCGGGAGCCTCGCCGCCGACATCGAGGGCGTGGTGCTTCAGTTCGCGGCGCTCCTGAACCGGCCCGAGACCGCGACGGCCCTGATGGCGGTGGTGGCCGAGTCGACCCGTGACGAGCCGCTGCGCGAACGCATCCGCACGTCCATCGTCGACCGCCAGAAGCGGCTCGTCGTGGAGGGGCGCGCCCGGGCCACCGCGCGCGGCGAACTCCCTCCGGAGTCCGACCCCGAGGCCGCCGCGCGTACGGCGGACCTCATCTTCGACGTGGTCGCGGGGGCGGTGGTGCATCGCACTCTCGTCAGCGGGGAGCCCGCGGACGAGGAGTGGGTCCGAGCATTCACCCAGGTCCTCCTCCTGGGCCTGACAGCCACACCCCCCACCCCCTGA
- a CDS encoding tetratricopeptide repeat protein, translated as MQPRNMSMSGVVDLAAVKAAQEAKAKAEQARAEAARQGDGGGAVSPAGLVIDVDEAGFEREVLQRSTEVPVVIDFWAEWCEPCKQLSPVLERLAVEYNGRFVLAKIDVDANQMLMQQFGIQGIPAVFAVVAGQALPLFQGAAAEAQIRGTLDQLVEVAEQRFGLTGLTVDPDADPGSAPEVHEAPAGPYDALLEAAVQALDAGDFGGAVQAYKNVLSDDPGNTEARLGLAQAELLQRVQGADPLQVRKDAAEKPKDVAAQIAAADLDLVGGHVEDAFGRLIDTVQRTAGDDRDAVRLRLLELFEVVGGDDPRVIAARRALARALF; from the coding sequence ATGCAGCCACGGAACATGTCCATGAGCGGAGTCGTCGACCTCGCCGCGGTGAAGGCGGCCCAGGAGGCCAAGGCGAAGGCGGAGCAGGCGCGCGCCGAAGCCGCCAGGCAGGGCGACGGAGGCGGGGCCGTCTCTCCCGCCGGCCTCGTCATCGATGTCGACGAGGCGGGATTCGAGCGCGAAGTCCTTCAGCGGTCCACCGAGGTTCCGGTCGTCATCGACTTCTGGGCCGAGTGGTGCGAGCCCTGCAAGCAGTTGAGCCCGGTGCTCGAACGGCTTGCCGTCGAGTACAACGGACGGTTCGTCCTTGCCAAGATCGATGTCGACGCCAACCAGATGTTGATGCAGCAGTTCGGGATCCAGGGGATCCCGGCCGTGTTCGCCGTCGTGGCGGGGCAGGCTCTGCCGCTCTTCCAGGGTGCGGCCGCGGAGGCGCAGATCCGCGGGACCCTCGACCAGCTCGTCGAGGTCGCCGAGCAGCGCTTCGGCCTGACCGGCCTGACGGTCGACCCCGACGCCGATCCCGGCAGCGCCCCGGAGGTGCACGAGGCGCCGGCAGGGCCCTACGACGCACTCCTGGAGGCCGCTGTGCAGGCCCTGGACGCGGGTGACTTCGGCGGCGCGGTACAGGCCTACAAGAACGTGCTGAGCGACGACCCGGGCAACACGGAGGCCAGGCTCGGCCTCGCGCAGGCCGAGTTGCTGCAGCGTGTGCAGGGTGCCGACCCGCTCCAGGTGCGCAAGGACGCCGCCGAGAAGCCCAAGGACGTAGCGGCGCAGATCGCGGCCGCGGACCTCGACCTGGTGGGCGGGCACGTCGAAGACGCGTTCGGGCGGCTCATCGACACGGTGCAGCGCACGGCGGGCGACGACCGGGATGCCGTACGGCTGAGGCTGTTGGAGCTCTTCGAGGTCGTGGGTGGCGACGATCCGCGGGTGATCGCGGCGCGCCGGGCGCTGGCGCGGGCGCTGTTCTGA
- a CDS encoding DUF6230 family protein, which yields MESQVRGGTRWKRFAVVMVPSVAATAAIGVALAQGALAASFSVSGQSFKVTADSLHGEGFSQYGAIDSGYTLDGQKTAHPVAVSAFKSASITNMCQSVVTPNIPLLGSVSLVLKAGGGGTPVQAENLYIDVEDLQADAVFHNIDIGVAAKDASKGPGISKGDQANPYGFAQQAESADLTDVKQTAWATTAGTFKLSGLKMSLSKGVKECY from the coding sequence ATGGAGTCCCAGGTGCGTGGCGGGACCAGATGGAAGCGGTTCGCGGTCGTGATGGTGCCCAGCGTGGCCGCCACGGCAGCGATAGGTGTCGCCCTCGCGCAGGGCGCTCTCGCCGCATCGTTCAGTGTGTCGGGTCAGTCGTTCAAGGTGACGGCGGACTCGCTCCACGGAGAAGGCTTCTCGCAGTACGGAGCCATCGACTCGGGGTACACCCTCGACGGTCAGAAGACGGCTCACCCCGTCGCGGTCTCGGCGTTCAAGTCCGCGTCGATCACCAACATGTGCCAGTCCGTGGTCACCCCGAACATCCCGCTGCTCGGATCGGTCAGTCTGGTCCTGAAGGCGGGCGGCGGTGGCACTCCGGTCCAGGCCGAGAACCTGTACATCGACGTCGAGGACCTGCAGGCTGACGCGGTGTTCCACAACATCGACATCGGTGTTGCGGCCAAGGACGCCAGCAAGGGTCCCGGCATCTCCAAGGGTGACCAGGCGAACCCTTACGGATTCGCCCAGCAGGCCGAATCGGCCGACCTGACCGATGTGAAGCAGACGGCGTGGGCGACCACCGCCGGTACGTTCAAGCTCAGCGGCCTGAAGATGTCGCTGTCCAAGGGCGTCAAGGAGTGCTACTAG
- a CDS encoding DUF6114 domain-containing protein translates to MSAESPGQSEHYLQVFRRNFRTWRGDRPFWAGLFILLGGFPIAYFPYANLQIGHLTLAMSTTAGAGSLIIGVLLWVLGISLWFQKHVRTFAGVAAILLALVSIPVSNLGGFLIGFLFAMTGGAMAVSWVPGEPGEEQRAPVHKSEGGAPGAPDTTPNTPNTPHLPQSPESKGIQHGADSAGPAVADESGEPKDLSGMSSAHGANGRHSAG, encoded by the coding sequence ATGAGCGCCGAGTCACCCGGGCAGAGCGAGCACTATCTCCAAGTCTTCCGGCGGAACTTCCGTACCTGGAGGGGCGATCGCCCGTTCTGGGCCGGCTTGTTCATCCTGCTCGGCGGCTTCCCCATCGCCTACTTCCCGTATGCGAACCTCCAGATCGGCCATCTGACGCTGGCGATGTCCACCACCGCCGGCGCCGGCTCCCTGATCATCGGCGTGCTGCTCTGGGTCCTGGGCATCAGTCTCTGGTTCCAGAAGCACGTACGGACCTTCGCCGGGGTCGCGGCGATCCTGCTCGCGCTGGTCTCCATCCCGGTGTCCAACCTCGGTGGCTTCCTCATCGGCTTCCTCTTCGCCATGACCGGCGGCGCGATGGCGGTCTCCTGGGTTCCTGGAGAGCCCGGCGAGGAGCAGCGCGCGCCGGTGCACAAGAGCGAGGGCGGCGCCCCGGGCGCCCCCGACACCACCCCGAACACCCCGAATACCCCGCACCTGCCGCAGAGCCCGGAGTCCAAGGGCATCCAGCACGGTGCCGACAGCGCGGGCCCCGCGGTCGCCGACGAGTCGGGCGAGCCGAAGGACCTGTCAGGAATGAGCTCCGCTCACGGGGCGAACGGGAGGCACAGTGCCGGCTGA
- the pyk gene encoding pyruvate kinase, which produces MRRSKIVCTLGPAVDSHEQLVALIEAGMNVARFNFSHGTQAEHQSRYDRVRAAAAETGKAIGVLADLQGPKIRLETFAEGPVELVRGDEFTITTEDVPGDKHICGTTYKGLPGDVSKGDPILINDGNVELKVVEVDGSRVKTVVIEGGVISDHKGINLPGTAVNVPALSEKDVEDLRFALRMGCDMVALSFVRDANDVNDVHKVMDEEGRRVPVIAKVEKPQAVENMEAVVAAFDAVMVARGDLAVEYPLEKVPMVQKRLVELCRRNAKPVIVATQMMESMITNSRPTRAEASDVANAILDGADAVMLSAESSVGAYPIETVKTMSKIVVAAEEELLSKGLQPLVPGKKPRTQGGSVARAACEIADFLGGKGLVAFTKSGDTARRLSRYRAAQPILAFTTDEGTRNQLALSWGVESHVVPFVKSTDEMVDLVDHELQKLKRFNDGDIVVMTAGSPPGVPGTTNMVRVHHLGESGRTA; this is translated from the coding sequence ATGCGCCGTTCGAAAATCGTCTGTACTCTCGGCCCCGCGGTCGACTCCCACGAGCAGCTCGTCGCGCTGATCGAAGCCGGCATGAACGTGGCCCGCTTCAACTTCAGCCACGGCACACAGGCCGAGCACCAGAGCCGCTACGACCGGGTCCGGGCCGCCGCGGCCGAGACCGGCAAGGCCATCGGTGTCCTCGCCGACCTGCAGGGCCCGAAGATCCGTCTGGAGACCTTCGCCGAGGGACCCGTCGAGCTGGTGCGCGGTGACGAGTTCACCATCACCACCGAGGACGTGCCCGGCGACAAGCACATCTGCGGCACGACCTACAAGGGCCTGCCCGGTGACGTCTCCAAGGGCGACCCGATCCTCATCAACGACGGCAACGTCGAGCTGAAGGTCGTCGAGGTCGACGGTTCCCGCGTCAAGACGGTCGTCATCGAGGGCGGTGTGATCTCGGACCACAAGGGCATCAACCTGCCCGGTACGGCCGTGAACGTGCCGGCGCTGTCCGAGAAGGACGTCGAGGACCTGCGCTTCGCGCTGCGGATGGGCTGCGACATGGTCGCCCTGTCCTTCGTGCGTGACGCCAACGACGTGAACGACGTGCACAAGGTGATGGACGAGGAGGGCCGCCGGGTCCCCGTCATCGCCAAGGTCGAGAAGCCGCAGGCGGTCGAGAACATGGAGGCCGTCGTCGCGGCGTTCGACGCCGTCATGGTGGCCCGTGGCGACCTGGCCGTCGAGTACCCGCTCGAGAAGGTCCCGATGGTGCAGAAGCGCCTCGTGGAGCTGTGCCGCCGCAACGCCAAGCCGGTGATCGTCGCGACCCAGATGATGGAGTCGATGATCACCAACTCCCGCCCGACCCGCGCCGAGGCCTCCGACGTCGCCAACGCGATCCTCGACGGCGCCGACGCGGTCATGCTCTCGGCCGAGTCCAGCGTGGGCGCGTACCCGATCGAGACGGTCAAGACGATGTCGAAGATCGTCGTGGCGGCGGAGGAGGAGCTCCTCTCCAAGGGTCTGCAGCCCCTGGTCCCCGGCAAGAAGCCGCGCACGCAGGGTGGTTCGGTCGCCCGTGCCGCCTGCGAGATCGCCGACTTCCTCGGCGGCAAGGGTCTGGTCGCCTTCACCAAGTCCGGTGACACCGCCCGCCGGCTCTCCCGCTATCGCGCGGCCCAGCCGATCCTGGCCTTCACCACCGACGAGGGCACCCGCAACCAGCTCGCGCTGAGCTGGGGCGTCGAGTCGCACGTCGTGCCGTTCGTGAAGAGCACCGACGAGATGGTCGACCTCGTCGACCACGAGCTCCAGAAGCTCAAGCGGTTCAACGACGGCGACATCGTCGTGATGACCGCCGGCTCGCCCCCCGGCGTCCCCGGCACCACCAACATGGTCCGGGTGCACCACCTGGGCGAGAGCGGCCGCACCGCCTGA